A genomic window from Punica granatum isolate Tunisia-2019 chromosome 2, ASM765513v2, whole genome shotgun sequence includes:
- the LOC116193950 gene encoding disease resistance-like protein DSC2, with protein sequence MTEQQLIKDIVKVVSGKLKRPSLRAAHHPVGLHYLIERINPLVGIGEDDVRMIGIYGDKEVGKSTLAKALFNHHSHKFEGCSFLEHVKATAGLYGLVKVQETLLRETLGDAYDDSMRLGNSSIGDSVIARRLRFKKVLVVIDDVNALEQLRELAGGKDWFGSGSRIIITTQDRDLLQRYRDVEAEHMYEMERLNLSESRQLLCWNAFKSPVPPQTFAAHVEGMLEVIGEGHPGRLIRTASNLRGKSPEEWDSTIEKLSQAEDGSEGRDKLILNHTVDVLKQLHKAIFLVIACFNGRDKGEVVDIFGHVTESSFNRAIKKLTNRSLISTRRNRIWVNDSLREPSKEMIRAESCTQFQWMRRLDDLVEGSPDEVLQSIKEQARTMCDGFFGDSDDGDSDDGDSDDEEENEDNNEH encoded by the coding sequence ATGACAGAGCAGCAGCTCATCAAAGACATTGTGAAAGTAGTATCCGGGAAATTGAAACGGCCGAGTTTGAGGGCTGCCCACCACCCGGTTGGACTCCATTATCTCATTGAGAGGATCAATCCATTAGTGGGGATTGGAGAGGATGATGTGAGGATGATAGGGATTTATGGTGATAAGGAGGTTGGGAAGTCAACCCTTGCCAAGGCACTATTCAACCACCACAGCCATAAGTTTGAAGGATGCAGCTTCCTTGAACATGTGAAGGCAACTGCAGGATTATATGGACTTGTTAAGGTTCAAGAAACCCTTCTACGTGAGACTCTAGGGGATGCATATGATGATAGCATGAGGTTGGGCAATTCTTCGATAGGGGACAGCGTGATCGCTCGAAGGCTTCGTTTCAAGAAGGTTCTCGTGGTCATCGACGATGTCAATGCCTTGGAGCAGTTGAGGGAGTTAGCGGGAGGTAAAGATTGGTTTGGTTCAGGAAGCAGGATTATCATAACCACCCAAGACAGGGATTTGCTCCAACGATACAGGGACGTTGAAGCTGAACACATGTACGAGATGGAGAGACTGAATCTCTCTGAATCTCGTCAGCTTCTTTGCTGGAACGCCTTCAAGAGCCCCGTTCCTCCGCAAACATTCGCCGCTCACGTAGAAGGCATGCTCGAAGTTATCGGAGAAGGCCATCCCGGGAGACTTATCCGAACAGCCTCTAACCTGCGGGGTAAGAGTCCTGAAGAGTGGGACTCCACAATAGAGAAGTTATCTCAAGCAGAGGATGGATCAGAAGGGAGAGATAAACTGATACTTAATCACACAGTTGATGTGCTCAAGCAACTTCACAAAGCCATTTTCCTTGTTATTGCCTGCTTTAATGGCAGAGATAAAGGAGAGGTCGTGGACATTTTTGGTCATGTTACCGAATCGAGTTTCAATCGTGCGATAAAAAAACTTACTAATCGATCTTTGATAAGCACTCGCAGAAACAGGATCTGGGTGAATGACTCGCTTAGGGAACCTTCCAAGGAAATGATCCGTGCGGAATCTTGCACCCAATTCCAGTGGATGCGCAGATTAGATGACTTGGTCGAGGGCTCGCCAGATGAGGTTCTTCAATCTATCAAGGAGCAGGCACGCACTATGTGTGATGGGTTCTTTGGAGATAGTGACGATGGAGATAGTGATGACGGAGATAGCGATGACGAAGAAGAAAACGAGGATAACAATGAACATTAG
- the LOC116194941 gene encoding TMV resistance protein N-like, with protein sequence MARLPSSSSSISPRWCYDVFLSFRGEDTREGFTSHLYQALSKVGINTFMDMQLQKGEEVASELPMKIEQSRFSIVVFSESYASSRWCLDELVKIMECKDKMGQHVMPVFYKIQPSEIRNQSGRTEEHLRLLKLSGKYDCKLRKWKTALMATANLSGWPFKKETEPEAQLIQKIVEEVSTRLNRTRALSIARYPVGLEYHIEKINPFLGIGVDDEVRMIGIYGEEGIGKSTIARAIFNLHCHRFEGGSFLAQVKACSGAEGHGLVKVQETLLCETLGLDSISLGNSYRGVSVIKQRLWSKKVLLVIDDVDDLDQLRQLAGGNEWFGPGSRIIITTRNKDLLQAHGVAIEHSCEVDRLNNFYSSLLFCWNTFRKLDPPEMFVELSQCIVEIVQGVPKRLITKGSSLYGKGAKEWGDVIMELWEASNGEGWDKILKIAIDGLEQLQRAILLVIAYVLNGKDKEEIMDILDISESLFNTGIEDLTSKSLICIQRNKIWVSESLRELAREILHAMSQIKFRLMCILRYLDDATDELEDDINSAARSLFKEIFKDSEGEEVEGEEDVISELTNETGLEEGIDDFAEDIESFIDEAFSFFS encoded by the exons ATGGCTCggcttccttcttcttcttcgagcATATCCCCTAGGTGGTGCTACGACGTGTTCCTTAGCTTCAGAGGGGAGGACACGCGGGAAGGCTTCACGAGCCACCTCTACCAGGCATTGAGCAAAGTAGGAATCAACACTTTCATGGACATGCAGCTCCAGAAAGGCGAGGAAGTCGCCTCAGAACTTCCGATGAAGATAGAGCAGTCCAGATTCTCAATCGTGGTCTTCTCGGAGAGTTACGCATCTTCAAGGTGGTGCTTGGACGAGCTGGTGAAGATCATGGAGTGCAAGGACAAGATGGGGCAGCATGTCATGCCAGTCTTTTATAAGATACAGCCTTCTGAGATTAGGAACCAGAGTGGAAGAACAGAGGAGCATCTGCGACTGCTGAAGTTAAGTGGAAAGTATGACTGTAAGCTCAGGAAATGGAAGACTGCCCTCATGGCTACTGCTAATTTGAGTGGCTGGCCCTTCAAAAAGGA GACTGAACCTGAAGCGCAGCTCATCCAGAAGATTGTTGAAGAAGTGTCGACGAGATTGAATCGGACAAGAGCATTGAGCATTGCCCGCTATCCAGTTGGACTCGAATATCACATTGAGAAGATCAATCCGTTTCTGGGGATTGGAGTTGATGATGAGGTGAGGATGATTGGAATATATGGCGAGGAGGGCATTGGGAAGTCAACTATTGCCAGGGCAATTTTCAACTTGCATTGCCATAGGTTTGAAGGAGGCAGCTTTCTTGCACAAGTGAAGGCATGTTCAGGAGCAGAAGGGCATGGACTGGTTAAGGTTCAGGAAACCCTTCTGTGCGAGACTCTAGGGCTTGATAGCATAAGCTTGGGAAATTCCTACAGAGGGGTCAGCGTCATCAAGCAAAGGCTTTGGTCCAAGAAGGTTCTTCTGGTTATCGACGATGTCGATGACTTGGACCAGCTGAGGCAGTTAGCAGGAGGCAATGAATGGTTTGGTCCGGGAAGCAGGATCATCATTACCACCCGAAACAAGGATTTGCTGCAAGCCCATGGGGTTGCCATTGAACATTCATGCGAGGTGGATAGACTGAACAACTTTTACTCTTCCTTGCTTTTTTGCTGGAACACATTCAGGAAGCTCGACCCTCCAGAGATGTTCGTGGAGCTCTCACAATGCATAGTTGAAATTGTCCAAGGCGTTCCCAAGAGACTTATCACGAAAGGTTCTTCTCTATATGGTAAAGGCGCCAAAGAGTGGGGTGACGTGATCATGGAGTTATGGGAAGCGTCTAATGGAGAAGGATGGGATAAAATACTCAAGATCGCCATTGATGGGCTCGAGCAACTTCAGAGAGCTATTTTACTTGTTATTGCCTACGTCTTGAATGGCAAGGATAAAGAAGAGATCATGGATATTCTGGATATTTCTGAATCGCTTTTCAATACTGGAATCGAAGACCTTACCAGTAAATCTTTGATATGTATTCAACGAAATAAAATCTGGGTGAGCGAGTCACTTAGGGAACTGGCAAGGGAAATCCTCCATGCGATGTCTCAGATCAAATTCCGGTTGATGTGCATATTAAGGTACTTGGATGATGCAACTGATGAGCTTGAAGATGACATCAACTCGGCCGCTCGCTCTCTCTTTAAGGAGATTTTCAAAGACAGTGAGGGCGAAGAAGTAGAGGGGGAGGAGGATGTCATATCTGAACTTACAAACGAAACGGGATTAGAGGAGGGAATAGATGACTTTGCAGAGGATATCGAGTCATTCATCGATGAggcattttccttcttttcctAA
- the LOC116193951 gene encoding uncharacterized protein LOC116193951, which translates to MAPPVFDGENYQACAVKMAAYMEGCDLWETVENDYEVAPLPENPTMNQIKYHKERTTRKAKAKSCLFATVSPTIFTRIMRYGSAKAIWDFLKSEYEGDERVRGMKVLNLLREFERQQMDDAETVKEYAKRLIEIVDKIRVLGTDIKDDRIVQKILISLPEKFEATIASLENTKDLSEIKLAELLSALQAQEQRRMIRRGEPKEGALQAKLQLNAVGKGKKWSQRKGDGEGFKSVARSKGSSTQDQSKKGKQTTCKHCGKTNHPHYRCWRRPDVKCRKCHKMGHIDRFCKEKSTQQQNEAQVAQEDEHLFVASCYASSTAGSG; encoded by the coding sequence ATGGCGCCACCTGTGTTTGATGGAGAAAATTATCAAGCATGTGCAGTGAAGATGGCTGCTTACATGGAAGGGTGCGATTTATGGGAAACGGTGGAGAATGACTATGAGGTGGCTCCACTTCCTGAGAACCCAACCATGAATCAGATCAAATACCATAAAGAGAGGACAACCAGGAAGGCCAAGGCAAAGTCCTGTCTTTTTGCAACTGTCTCCCCAACAATCTTCACAAGGATAATGAGGTATGGATCAGCTAAAGCTATTTGGGATTTTCTTAAGTCTGAGTATGAAGGGGATGAGAGGGTGAGAGGAATGAAAGTGTTGAACCTCTTGAGAGAGTTTGAGAGGCAACAAATGGATGATGCAGAAACTGTGAAGGAATATGCAAAGAGGCTAATTGAGATTGTTGATAAGATAAGGGTGCTTGGGACAGACATAAAGGATGATAGAATTGTGCAGAAAATATTGATTTCTCTGCCTGAAAAATTTGAGGCTACCATAGCTTCTCTAGAGAACACAAAAGATCTGTCAGAAATAAAATTGGCAGAATTGCTCAGTGCATTACAGGCACAAGAGCAAAGGAGGATGATAAGGAGAGGAGAGCCCAAAGAAGGGGCATTGCAGGCCAAGTTGCAGCTGAATGCTGTAGGCAAAGGGAAGAAATGGAGTCAAAGAAAAGGAGACGGTGAAGGCTTCAAGTCAGTAGCAAGATCAAAAGGCTCCAGTACTCAAGATCAAAGCAAGAAGGGAAAGCAGACCACTTGCAAGCATTGTGGGAAAACCAATCATCCCCACTACAGATGCTGGAGAAGGCCAGATGTAAAATGTAGAAAATGTCATAAAATGGGCCATATTGACAGGTTCTGCAAGGAGAAGAGCACACAGCAACAAAATGAAGCTCAAGTAGCACAGGAAGATGAGCACTTATTTGTTGCATCCTGCTATGCCTCAAGTACTGCAGGTAGTGGTTAG
- the LOC116197887 gene encoding probable receptor-like protein kinase At1g11050, whose protein sequence is MKILLLFITVSLSLLYLSVTSAAAAGTNKSAATATCPFDLNYVLTVPWNRSGCEAPETSSSSSSSAATTGQNNTLCCQTLLSLYGIAFSQRLKETSLFQLPDLNTSVSCLDDLQSKLDTLSLAGGLVSSCFDPERFTISGSGCAGIESIRDWKARLGNSTPLDSSCSHDLADLTDCDSCVAAGFKVQARLIELDGNNSHANNCFYFAILYAAGIVNTFGPASKGAMTCIFSLPINSPVSSDSNRHSNLVFGLTGAGVAVLVMCCLLGLYFWYNRMWRRRMKGKGQGSNRGIGFDLEESGSRTRLRPNAGSIWFKIRELEKATNNFSQKNFIGRGGFGMVYKGTLQDGTEVAVKKIIESEFQRDEEFCNEVEIISNLKHRNLVPLRGCCVVDGDEDVYDERNGQRYLVYDYMPNGNLDDHLFPSSVNDQSVKRKALTWPQRKSVILDVAKGLAYLHYGVKPAIYHRDIKATNILLDADMRARVADFGLVKQSQEGQSHLTTRVAGTHGYLAPEYALYGQLTEKSDVYSFGVVVLEIMCGRKALDLSSSGSPRAFLITDWVWSLVKAGKIEQALDPSLWRDGESVNSNPKSIMERFILVGILCAHVMVALRPTIMDALKMLEGDIEVPPIPDRPTPLGHPSFFGDGSTFSISPALSGPQLQAGDMLRCTWRHEELKGI, encoded by the coding sequence ATGAAAATCCTTCTGCTCTTCATCACAGTAAGCTTGTCCCTTCTCTACCTCTCTGTAACATCCGCTGCCGCAGCCGGCACCAACAAATCGGCCGCCACAGCGACATGCCCCTTCGATCTCAATTATGTCCTCACAGTCCCCTGGAACCGCTCGGGCTGTGAAGCCCCCGAgacatcttcttcttcttcttcgtctgcAGCTACCACTGGCCAGAACAACACGCTCTGCTGCCAAACCCTCCTGTCCCTCTACGGGATCGCCTTCTCCCAACGCCTGAAGGAGACCTCCCTCTTCCAGCTCCCCGACCTCAACACCTCCGTCTCCTGCCTCGACGATCTCCAGTCAAAGCTCGACACCCTGTCCCTGGCCGGCGGCCTAGTCTCGTCCTGCTTTGATCCCGAGAGGTTCACGATATCGGGCAGCGGGTGCGCAGGGATTGAGTCCATCAGGGACTGGAAAGCCCGGCTTGGCAATTCGACGCCGCTCGACTCGTCCTGCAGCCATGACCTTGCCGACCTTACGGACTGCGATTCCTGTGTCGCCGCTGGGTTCAAGGTCCAGGCCAGGCTCATAGAGCTTGATGGTAACAACTCTCACGCCAATAACTGCTTCTATTTCGCCATTCTCTATGCTGCTGGGATTGTCAATACATTCGGACCCGCGAGTAAAGGTGCCATGACTTGTATATTCAGTCTTCCGATCAACTCCCCCGTGAGCTCGGACAGTAATCGGCACTCGAATCTTGTGTTTGGGTTGACCGGGGCAGGGGTGGCTGTGCTAGTAATGTGTTGTTTGCTGGGGCTGTACTTCTGGTATAACAGGatgtggaggaggaggatgaagGGAAAGGGTCAGGGATCGAATCGCGGCATCGGGTTTGACTTGGAGGAGTCAGGGTCCAGGACGAGGCTGAGGCCTAACGCAGGGTCAATCTGGTTCAAGATTCGCGAACTCGAGAAGGCCACCAACAATTTCTCACAGAAGAATTTCATTGGGCGGGGAGGGTTTGGGATGGTCTATAAAGGGACTTTACAAGACGGGACCGAAGTTGCCGTCAAGAAGATTATAGAGTCGGAATTTCAAAGGGATGAAGAGTTCTGCAACGAAGTTGAGATCATTAGCAATTTAAAGCACCGGAACCTCGTCCCTCTCAGGGGTTGTTGCGTAGTTGATGGAGATGAAGATGTTTATGACGAGAGAAATGGGCAGCGGTATCTCGTGTACGATTACATGCCTAACGGGAATCTCGATGATCATCTCTTTCCTTCTTCTGTCAATGACCAGAGCGTGAAAAGAAAGGCTCTAACATGGCCCCAGAGGAAGAGTGTAATCTTGGATGTGGCGAAAGGGCTGGCTTATTTGCACTATGGAGTGAAGCCCGCAATTTACCACCGGGACATCAAGGCGACAAACATTCTACTGGATGCGGACATGAGAGCGAGAGTTGCCGATTTCGGGCTTGTGAAGCAGAGCCAAGAAGGACAGTCCCATCTGACCACTCGGGTTGCAGGAACTCATGGATACCTGGCCCCCGAGTATGCTCTCTATGGACAGCTTACAGAGAAGAGTGATGTGTACAGCTTTGGCGTGGTTGTTCTGGAGATAATGTGCGGGAGGAAAGCCCTCGATCTGTCCTCTTCAGGCTCACCTCGGGCCTTCCTGATCACGGATTGGGTATGGTCCCTTGTAAAGGCGGGAAAGATCGAGCAGGCCTTGGACCCTTCGCTCTGGAGAGATGGGGAGTCCGTGAACTCAAATCCAAAGAGCATAATGGAGAGATTCATTCTCGTTGGGATCCTGTGCGCCCATGTTATGGTGGCTCTGAGGCCGACTATTATGGATGCCCTGAAGATGTTGGAGGGAGATATCGAAGTTCCTCCAATTCCCGACAGGCCGACTCCACTTGGGCACCCTTCCTTTTTTGGGGATGGGAGCACTTTCAGCATTTCACCAGCGTTGAGCGGGCCCCAGTTGCAAGCTGGAGACATGCTAAG